The window CCTTCTCCATCATTTGCCTTGACCAATTGCTTAaaacattttcttaaataatacatctTAAAATTTTCAATTACACCTTGATCCATTGGTTGTAATAAGGCTGTGTCCATAGACAAGTATTCAACTCTCACATTATTAGAAAggtcatttaaatttagtgggtGACTTAGTGCATTATCTATAACAAGCAATGCTTTGTTGCAAATATTATGTTTGGCACAGTACTTTTCCACATCAGGACAGAAGTAgttaataaaccagtcttgaaaaATGGTCACAGTCATGCAAGCTTTCCTATTTGAGTGCCAAATCACAGGCAAGTTAGGTTTTGCATAACCCTTGAGAGCAATGGGATTTTCAAAGCTGTACACTAGAACAGGTTTTAATTTAAAATCTCCAGCTGCATTGCCTCCCATAAGTAGAGTCAGACGATCTTTGGAAGCTTTAAAACCTAATGCAGTCTTCTCTTCTTTTGAAATGAATGTCCTTTCAGGCAAGCGTTTCCAAAAAAGACAGGTTTCATCTACATTAAATACCTGTTCTGCCATGTAGCCTCCTTCATCAATGATCTTCTTCAATTCACAAGGATAATTAATCACTGCTTCTACATCATCGCTATGACCATTGTGCAAGTTAAATCGTTTTCGAAACCTGTCAAACCAACCTTTACTTGCTAGGAAAGGTTTTTCTTGTGCACCACTACCTCCTCCTTTCACCAAATCATTGTGTAAGCTCTTGGCCTTAGCTTGAATGACCATTGTACTCAATGGCACATTATGCTGCATCTGATCTTTTATCCATGAACTCAGGAGCCTTTCCATGTTAAGCATCACTTCACTACGATGAAAATAGAGTGTTCGAGCACTTAATGGTGTTGCAACTTGAGCACTTGCCTCAATTTTGTCTCTGTTCCCCCTTATCGTTGCCACTGTAGATGTAGCAAGCCCAAAAGTTTTAGCAATTGCACTAAGTTTCTCTCCAGCATCGAAGCTTCGTAAAATATTGAGTTTTACATCCAGTGAAATTCCTTTACGTGGTCGTTTTGGTTTATTACTTGCACTTGAACTTGCTGATCTTTTCCCAGCCATCCTGAGGGTAAATAATATGGAAAAATCTTGAAAAACTGCCAGATGGTGGAGGCAAATTGAACATGCCATCTTAACTGAATTTAAACAAAACTACCATCTCTTTTGTATGTGCATCAAGAAATGGGAGTTGAACTTCTAAAAACAAATTTGACAAAATGTTTTGCTTCTTTGAGATTttgtttatttacttatttttcccatttaaaaattttatttacaacaattCCGgcagctcaattacacccaattgacctacaaatctGTACactttttggaggatgggaagaaATCGGAGAACCTTGGTGAAAACCCATGcatgtcatggggagaatgtaaacaccatacagtgccggattcaaacccaggtcactggtactgtaataatGTCATGTTAATGGTGTACCTTTTTTTAATAATGATTTGTGAATTCCACAAGGATGAACTTTAATTGCCCTAACTTAAGAATACACTGTGCTAAAGGAAGGGGGAAAACTGCCAGTgttatcttcttctttctctttctttggcttggcttcgcggacgaagatttatggaggggtaaatgtccacgtcagctgcaggctcgtttgtggctgacaagtccaatgcaggacaggcagacacggttgcagcggttgcaggggaaaattggttggttggggttgggtgttgggtttttcctcctttgtcttttgtcagtgaaggaTGGGAGATGGTAAGCAACAGTTTTGGGCGAGTTCATGCAATAGAAAAGTACCACCATCAAATAGTAAGGAGACAATTGCATAATATTAGGAAAATCATAAGGTTCAAAAAGGGAAGTTGATCAGGATGTGAGGAGAAAGTAAACTGTTCAAGTGCAATCAGCATGGATTCATAAAGacaaaatcatgtttgacaaatttttgTTTGAGGAAATAAGTCAAGAATACACCCAGTAGATCAATATCTGGGAAAAATGCTAGCACCGCCATAAAGGCACCACTGCCGCTATTGTGGAGTCACAGCACTCCCCCAGATTCCAACTGCCCACTCCGACTGTCATCTGTGCCatataggctttaaacagcccgtaaatggtgctgaggtggttttaattaaaaattttgcaACTGCGGGGTCTGAgctcaagatggcagcgcctatatTCGGCAGCAGCCACTAGGGGTTACAgactctgaggaagcagaggacgggtacagagcaccagaaaatgaggagaccaTCCCATGttcaagaaggagaagcagagaagatgacccacaggacagtgaccaagGCAGAataccagtgaggggctctgaggctgaagaacacaagtGACAGGTTGTTGGCAATGAGGTGAAGAactcatgcaggctgtgggctgctggcaatagGAGATGAGGGATTtagactgctggaaactggcttgattggctgaaggggtatcagaactgggatgcgagagggtccCAAAGTGTTCCTGATCATGTTGaaggtttggatcaggagcttgagctgctgatggtttggactagactctgtgtggctgcgggagttctggaggtgaatccatggagacACGATGACACtaaggggattctcttttgcttctctttctttgattgtaagaggtgcttcaggcaatttatgCTAGTGGTGAATTTGTAGGCCTTGCggcagaggaaaataaatttgtaatattgcactctctttatgtgacaataaattgaatcttgaattttcaaGCTGTGTTTATACATGATACTATACAAAACCTTATTTTTACAAAATTGGAGTGCAAAGGTTTGTAGATGGCTAGGTGCATTCAGGAACAAATGCTTCTTGAAACAATTAATTTCTCCTCAGAAGGGGCCATACTAAACAT of the Narcine bancroftii isolate sNarBan1 chromosome 4, sNarBan1.hap1, whole genome shotgun sequence genome contains:
- the LOC138762379 gene encoding tigger transposable element-derived protein 1-like; translation: MILQLEGIGKRLTSIFVGFASRLLGDHWKPAEVNRHFRRDCRQPDSARSCDVTQRPESDRLLSGAGQSDGLVHINGLKGYKMLQGKEAVLRMAGKRSASSSASNKPKRPRKGISLDVKLNILRSFDAGEKLSAIAKTFGLATSTVATIRGNRDKIEASAQVATPLSARTLYFHRSEVMLNMERLLSSWIKDQMQHNVPLSTMVIQAKAKSLHNDLVKGGGSGAQEKPFLASKGWFDRFRKRFNLHNGHSDDVEAVINYPCELKKIIDEGGYMAEQVFNVDETCLFWKRLPERTFISKEEKTALGFKASKDRLTLLMGGNAAGDFKLKPVLVYSFENPIALKGYAKPNLPVIWHSNRKACMTVTIFQDWFINYFCPDVEKYCAKHNICNKALLVIDNALSHPLNLNDLSNNVRVEYLSMDTALLQPMDQGVIENFKMYYLRKCFKQLVKANDGEGESTVREFWKKFNIMNAIDNITESWDEVKVSTMNGVWRNIWPECIKNFINCPPAEPAEKVTRDIVALANEAGFHDIVEGDVIQLLDSHKEDVSNEDLMLLAQAQASEEANVVETSPSPLQLMTNHLSDALSYIDQVVEILSANDPNRERSLKVGRLLHDAMSCYREMYKEKMRRKQQSSLDAILVLKAEPPSPRT